TATTGGTTGAaatgataaacaaaaacataagtGCTGAGCTTGGTAttataaatcacacacacacacacacacacacacactcacacactcacacaatcacaTAATGCATTTGCCAGCCCCTTAGCTAAacattaaccatcacaactaattctaaccctaaccttaaaagCAAGTGTTAGCTCTCAAACTGCCCTGTGAGGACCAGTCTAAATGttctcactttccaaaaatgtcctcaggtctacgctcaaaatggtcctcacaaatacacaagtacaagtacacgctgtatctcacacacacgtgccTCTGGTTGCTGGTGGGGCTTCAGACAGAACTGTGATAGCGGAGTTTGTACTTTAAACCCTGGCAAACATGAGCCGAGCTTTCCACTAACAAAGGATGggatgtacacaaacacagggttGCTCTTTCAGTCTGGGCTTGTTTGAACAGCTGCTAACCTACTTTCTGTTCCCATTCTGTGGAAATACAACCTGGAAATGAAATTTTAACAGACACATTATTATCAATTAACTATACCTCATTATGTGCAAAGGGTATTAGATTGGAGTCTCATGCAAACTGTATTACATCACTGGACCATGGCACAATCTAATTTTCCCCagtctgttgctgctgctgcatgtttttttgggAAAGAAATGGAAGAAAACTCAGGCCAAAGATAATCCTTCAAGCCAGCCAAGTGCAAAGTCAACAAGGGAATTATGGAGATGATTGGAAATCTAATGATAACATCCAAAACCCAACGTCACACTGAGTGCATCCCACAACCTTATAATCCAACTGCACACCAAAGGCATCCTTTCCCTCCAAACGTTTCCACCACTCAGTCATAACACATGGGGATGTTTTTCATACCCATAATCCTACAGCACACAAGTCACATGGAGCTactttaatgtttgtttaatgGCACATGTGTGATGCAGATGGAGACATAAAAAGATGATCTTACCTGGTGTGCATTCTTATTATTACaggtgaattattattattattattattattatcattgttatgtCTCAGAGTGTAGCCTGAGTCTGAGTCATGTGAACTCTCACCAGAGGACACAGATGAACCTGAGAGGCTGGAGTTGCTGGATGCTGCCATCCCTCCCGGTTTCACGGCTCGGTTACTCCCGTGTGGCCGCGGTGCGCTCGCAGCTCCTCGTCACAGGCGGTGCCTCCATGCCCCTCGCGTCCCAATGTGCCTTCACCCCCGACGGCTGGCGCACCGGGTACCAGCCTATATCATGTCTCGTCTCGCCCGGAGTCCGAATCGTCTTCAATCCGCCGATCCTTCCCCGTTCCGCTCCTCGCCCTGGCGAGGCGCTCACGCTGCCGCATGCACCGCACAGGAGCCGCGGAATAAAAATAGTCTTGACAGGCTGCGGGGATATGCTGCGTGGATCAGCGTCTCCGTTTCCCCTCACAGTGGATGTGTGGGTCTGGAGAAGTGTGCCATGCAGACACCAGCTATGGTTTCCATGTGCCACTTTAAGGGTTGTAATAAACACACTACACTGCAGCGTAGACGCGCCTTCTTAAAGTGAAAGTTTGGAGCAGGGTTGACAGACGTAAGCCAAAAAAAGAAGACAcctaaacaaactaaatttggCTCAGTCAGTGAAATCCAACATGGACTGACTGTTTTTCTTGGAACACGCACTTAGATCAGATTCATGTAAATCTCCACCGGATAAACCACATTGCTGCAGCTTTGGCATATTTTTTAGATATCCTCTTATGTCGGGTGATGTGGAGGGAGACAGAATCAATCTTTGTATGTGTTGTTGCGCCATCTGCTGGGCTTCCCTGCTCCCCAGAAAAACATGGAAGTGGTGTCTGCTTTTATGGAAAGCGACTTACACCTGAGGCTCAACACAAGGCTTCAGAAAGAGTTATCAAGTTGCTTGAAGTAAGAGTTAAGTGCTAAATCTGTTCAATAAGGTGATCAGGTGAGGAGTGCATCTTTATTATGATGTATTATTGTTCtgcactttgttgtttttgttttattgtgttatacTGATATGGACAGTAGACTTTCTGatatgtgtgttatgtgtgatATGATTatatgatgctataaaaacagggtggcATGTGtagattgacagctgagactaaacTGCAATTAGCTGAATGCTCTCATCATGGGTCTATCACTTTTTTCCATAGTATATCAGCAGGACATTGATACCAAAGCTACGCTCAAAAATCACTGAATGgcaaatggtctgtatttgtaTGGCACTTTTGTGGCCTTGATGAcaactttactgtagttttaccatccgcacacattcatacagcacaaTCACGTGCAGCACTTTCTTTATCATACATCACATGCACAGAAATTTTGGGGTTCAGTCTCTTCCCAAAGGACACTTAAGCACACGGAATCGGGGAGACCGGAATCAAACCACCTACCCTCTGGTTTGGGGACGACCTGATCCTGTGCCACAACCGCCCTACTGAACAGCCTCAGGCCCCAAATGAAGTCAAaagcgcaagatggcagcaaccacatccaagatattttggcttcatttttgcacAACTTTAGAAAAAAGAGAGGTGTTCTCCATCTTAATATGCAGTTTGTGATATGCACCTACCAGTCTgaagaggacccactcctgatctAAATACAAAagcatttcaatataaagtgtCAGTTcgagaataaagaaaacaacaattcgtccaatttagatgaaacacacgagtgaaaaGATCTGTAAGataattatattacattactGCCAacagatccttttcacctacatcttacacactgcacctttaacttGTAAACTAATCACTAAGTCACTCTTGTGTCTTCATAATATATGAAAGCAAACAGCTTTAAAATCTACTTGAGTTTACATGAGGACGGTTTACTCACCATGTCAGACTCAAACACTGAACCGaggctgcagaagaagaagacaacaacaacaacgccTTCCTCCGCGCACACCGCGGGAGTTTCCTGTAAGACCTCGCCGAGGGTACAACCATCTCAAGCCCCCGGAAATCAACAATCACGTGATCCAGTGAGTCATGTGATGTACTTTTAGCCGATGTGAGAGTTCAGCCTCTCCAGATCACACTTCTCATTCAGTGTGTAGAGCACTGAACACACATCCACTGAACATGAGGTGAGTTTAACACGTTCCGATGTTTGTCTGGTCTCCTGAGCACAGCGCCACCACGCGTCAGACTGTTGTGAATCCTGAGTGCGCTGCGGTTCACCGCCCGGGCCCGTGTGTCTGCTCagattgtgtgttgttgttgtgaatgtcgCCAGGCCGCTGAAGGAAAGTCTGGGTTTCCTGTTGCTGGGCCTCTGTCTGGACTCGGTGCTGTCCAGGAGCTGCTCCAGCTTCTTCTGCCGGAGATCGCACCGTGTCAGCGGCTTGCGCGGAGTCGAGCCCGGGGAACCTCTCTTCCTCACCCCATACCTGGAGAAAGGAGCCATAGATGAAGGTGGGGAGAACTGCTTCATAATGATCAGATGATCAGAAGCTGCAGGGTCTCATCCACCAATCAGCTGCATGCATTCTTTTGTGTTTCATGAATGTTTTGGCGTCTTGATTTTTGCAGCCAGGAATTTGAGTATGGTGGGACAGCTGCCAGGGTCCAATGTGAAGAGCTATGCTGGGTACCTGACCGTCAACAAGACGTTCAACAGCAACCTCTACTTCTGGTTCTTCCCTGCTCTCATGGTAGGATCAGACTCaagttcaagttttatttgtcatttccaagttaaaggtccagtgtgtgagttAAGGTGAAAtcgatctattggcagaaagtgaatataaaataatcttactGCTTTTCTTAGTTAATTAAATTAACGACTAGGTAGTGCTGAGATCTGTAACTGTATGCTCTGCCCCTCCTGACAGCCAGACCAAGCCAAGGCTCCGGTCCTGCTCTGGCTACAAGGCGGCCCCGGTGGCACCTCCATGTTCGGCCTTTTTGTGGAGCACGGCCCATATGTGGTTTATAAGAACATGACTGGTAAGAAGTGATGTTGTCCGACGTGTTAATGTTAATGattcatttgatcattttgagATGTTTAAAGTCTGTGATGGATCGTTGTAGCACCGAGCACCGACAGTGTGAAGGCCCTAATGAAATGATGGATTAGAGTCCAGGCCTGAACAGGTGCATATGTCAATATTAGCTCAGGGTCAATGCACCACTGAATGACTCACTGTAAACAggaatgttttttaattctaCTGTACATAGTCCAATAAGCCCCCAGATTCTGTTACATGATCAGAGTCTGTTACAACTCAGGGTCATAGCGCCACCTACCGATCAGAAAAATTGAGTTTTTGTAACTCCACTGAGCATTTTCTCCCTCCCCGGCGACTGCATCAGGTCCCGagttcacatgtgtgttttctgtctttgcagtCGGTTTGAGGGACTACGCTTGGACAACCAGATACTCGGTCTTGTACATTGACAATCCAGTATGTACACAAAACACATCTTTCCTCCAAATGTTCTCAGGTCATCTGACTGTTATTCATACAGGAATCTTCACTGAGAGATATTGAAGAGttcttctctctccaggttGGAACAGGTTTCAGCTTCACTGACGACGACAGAGGTTTTGCTCAGAATCAGGATGACGTCGGCAGAGATCTGTACAGGTGaagcatcatcttcatcatcctccacCTCAGACGTGGTCATTTTGTAACTTCAGTCTGCTGTGTTGTTGGTTACTGACTCTGAtcgtctctgtctcctccttatAAGTGCTCTAACGCAGTTCTTCCAGATCTTTCCCGAGTATCAGTCCAATGAGTTCTATGCAACTGGAGAGGTAATGTTTCTTTTCTGAGAATTGCAAGTTACTGTCGTCTAAACATTTAAGCATTATAGAAGTAGcttttcaacttttaaaattGCTTGACTCCCAGTGTCAGACCCAAAGCAACACTAGCAgccacatttttacattaaaatatcaaCTTCAAAATGTAGTTTTATGTTACACTGACTTTATGTAATAGggagaacattttctttttcattatcaTCTTTCACCCTGAACGTCTGGTCTTGCTCAGTGTAACTTGTGAGCATTTTAATTGGAGCTTAAATATCCAGAATCAGGCTCAACAAGCAATGTTGAActgtaaatctttaaaaaatacttagaagtaattaaaaaaagtttttatctccaatattcaaaAAGcataattaaagtaaaacaaattttGAACAGaatttggtgtatttgttacagGTAATATTCACCGCTCAGTTGATGCTCATtgaaagttacatagtgttgctttaatgaaGGTAACCAGGCAATAATAGCTTCTGACAACATTTTACCTTGGTAAGACATTGTCATCACTACATAAACTTCTCTCTGTTTATGCACAGTCTTATGCAGGGAAGTACGTTCCTGCCATTTCTTACTACATCCACAAAAACAACCCCACTGCCAAAGTGAAAATCAACTTAAAGGGGATGGCAATCGGCGATGGGCTCTGTGATCCAGAAGTGGTGCGTACCTGACGTCAGGTCATCATCCTCGATCTACATCTAGACTCCCCAAGTCCCTTCATTGTGACTCTGTGGGACTTGCCCCTTAAAGTTATTGTATTTCTAATCTTTGAGACTTCCTTTTTCCATTCCAGATGCTTGGTGGTTATGGTGAGTTCATGTACCAAACGGGCATGATCGACGAACAGCAAAAGCAGTATGTTGTTGAGCAGACAGACTTGGGAGTGCAGCTCATTCAAAAGCAGAAGTGGGTGGAGGCTTTTGAGGTATGAGCTGCGCACTGGTGTTTCTCAAAAATACAAGGTGATAttgtgagtgagagaaaaaaatccaagaaTCTTATTGCGGCGTTTCTTTCATCAGGTTTTCGATGGCTTGCTGAACGGTGACGTGACGCCGTATCCCTCCTTCTTCCAAAATGCTACAGGCTGCACCAACTACTTCAACTACATGACATGTCAGGTACTTGAAAACTCCGGCAGTGTGACTTCTTGGACTGAGAACCTTTCTAAATGTTCTTAACTTTTGTCTTTTGTATATCATTTGTGTGCACTACAGGAGCCTGAAGACCAGGAGTACTTCTCCGAGTTTGTGACGCTGCCGGTAGTGCGACGAGCCATCCATGTGGGGAACCTGACATTTCACGACGGCTCGCAGGTGGAGAAGCACCTGCTGCAGGACGTCATGAAGAGCATCAAACCGTGGCTGGGGGAGCTGATGGACAACTACAGGGTGAGGGAGGAAGAACTGTCTGCTGTAGTTTGTCTATAATGCACAGTTTCATCTTGTTTCATCATGTTTTGAGATTTCGATCATTGACATCATAGATATTGATATACTTTGGCAGCTTCCTCTCACACGTTAAGTAACGTATGTCCTGTAGGGTTTCCTTCTTAAAGCCGTCTCCCCTGTGCCCAGGTCTTAATCTACAGCGGTCAGCTGGATCTAATCGTAGCTGCTCCTCTGACCGATCGGTTCCTGCCCACCGTCAACTGGTCCGGGGCCGCCGAGTTAAAAACCGCTCCACGCTACCACTGGAAGGTTCAGCCCTCTGACACGGAGGTGGCAGGTTATGTGAAACAAGTAAAGGAGTTTTATCAGGTGGGCAGATTCTCATGACCGTCGACACAGtgagaaaaatatttacatgtttagTTTGTAAGAATATTTATCTTCTCACTCCAGGTCATTATCCGAGGAGGGGGACACATTCTGCCTTACGACCAACCAGCGAGGTCCTTTGACATGATTGACAGGTTCCTTTCAACACAAGGCTGGATATGAAACATGTTGAAATGCGGCTGATTAAGCAGCTTCACCACAAAGAGCATTTCATCGATCAGTGATTGTTGATTTAAAAGACAGCAGAGGGCTGCCTCATAATGAAACATGTGCACTGTAAATGGAATGAGTTCTCTTTGCCTGGATCAGATCTTTGATTTGCTGCCCACATTTCAGAAAATCAAATAGTACAAATTAAATGCAAACTCAACGACAGCTCAGTCTGATTATCAGGGCTGAACTGTTGTGTCGTGTTAATTTTTGTTGGGATTGTGTGCAGGGGGAAATGTATTTGCTATCAGTCAGTGCAGGCAGGAAGATGAAATGTAAAGAAACTGAATcaacttgaaataaaatgttttattgatcgGAGTGGACAGAAAATACTGACTATACTAACTTCTGAAATGTTCCTCTGGTTAGTTAACAAAATGTACACTAGGGGTCAGTGTGCTCCAAAAGAATTCCATCACAAATCCAGAGACTCAAACAATAACACTGAAACTGCTGTGGTCATTTAATATAGtttattatgataataaaatttaattttatcACATTATATCCCAAAGATCTCTAAGAGATATCATGTGtcctaaaaacaaaataacgTGATTTCAAATCTTTGAAGAAAGTATAGGGGCAAGAGAACATATGGAAAACTTTTTAATACATGCTGTGTGTTCACATTGTAGTAACTTTTAAAGCTGAATTTACATTGATGAGCAGCAGGATCTCTGTATTGATTTGGCATTTTGACACGTTTGTGTTCTGAAGTTAACTGTCATGTTATGTTATCAGGCAACTATCAAGCTGTCTAGACGGTTCAATAATTAATGAGTATTCTAAACCTTTAAAGCATCTAAGTATTTAATGAGCAGTTATGTCTCGAGAACAGCATCGATAAAAAGCTGCTGATCATTCACTCTGAACATCACTTCCATCCCTCGTGTCTCTCAGCTCATTCTTCTTGCAGCCCGGTTCTcgacacaggaagtgactgcTGACATCAAATCACAGGAGTTAGTTTGTATGTTACCGAACAAGTGCTTTATTTTCATACCGTAATGTAACTGCAGTGATAACTTTCACATCTgtacaaatgcaaaacaaaaacagagacaatgtcattacagacacacaaaaaaatgtacaaagttATGCAGGTAAGAATGGATTTGTCATTTCATTACATATAAACAATTTATTTAAGCGTTGAAATGAGCCTCGACATACGacaaaaaaaaggcaacaaGTGCTATGCAGAACGTATTTACACATGTACCACACGTTTACTCCCTTCAAAAAGAAAGGTGGTTGCATTACATGTACAGGATTACAGAAATTAATGacagtatgtacagtatttatagTTTGAGATTTAAAATAATACAGTTATAAGATAACTGACATGTGGTAAATTGTTCTCCACCGCTCgcacaaatccacacacactgcacttccaCCTGTCCTGTTTGTCTGCCCACACAGTAACAAATGTCTCTATCCGAACCTGGATCCACtgtgaaaaatgaaagcagagacagaaatgtcCTCCTGATGATTCCAGTTGAAAGAGTTGTATGGTCATTACCATATTTTCACATGCAAGAGGTTAATTTGGAATGGTCTGATAATCAATACTATAAAAACAGTTGAGATAAGGCAAGCGTAGTCAGTTCAAAGGGTCGGTACAACAAAGCCCTTTCCTTGAGAATTTCTCTGTcttatcaacacacacactaccgCACACACAGATGTGGTATAAACAGCCCGAATGCttgagtgagaggaggagaaaaagattCTTCTCGATTCACATCCTTCATCTTTGATAAAACTGGAGCTGGATTTATTTTCCAGAGTAAAAATGGCTCAAACTGAACACCGCTGGGTCCTTGACCGAGCGTCATCCTACAACGCAAGCTCTAGGTTTCCCTTCTTTTATCTACAGACGTGTGATGCACGCCAGGCACAGTCTCTCCAAACACAGTTACGTCTCTCGCTGGTGTGTGAAAAGAGTCGGGGGAATCACTGAGAATTACTCGGACCTTAATATGGCTATTCTAGCCTCTGGCACAACAGAGGACAAAGTGCATAGACAGCTCTACGATGATGTTTTTCATCCATCCGACTGTAAAACACAGTGCATTGTGGTCATCATGCTCGTGAATCGACATTCCTGGTAGTagggaggagggaagaagagagaagaggttGTGGTCGACATGAGAAGGCATTAAGTTTCAAGGCGAGCAGGGAGATAGAAAAAAGGTTGGGCCGGTATCATTGTCAGTACATCCAACGCCAAACTGAAATACAGACGaggcctgagagagagagagagaggaggaggaggagcaagaGAAATTGATGAAGAGGTCAGGGGTCAAATGGAACGGGTTATTTTTCCTCTTGGTCAGCTGGTTTTGCTCTGCAGCAACATGCAGCAGACGCAATAACAGGGTATATAAATGATGAATGCTTGATTGTATTGACAATaagtgatgataaaaaaaaagttctgttGCCCAACTAAAGATTTGAAGAAAACTTCAGGCACATTGTGACATTTTGGAAATCACCGgcattaaagaaagaaaagtaactGGTCATAGTCACGTCCTcactctttttgtttctctttctttacacGCGCCTGCTGAACTTTGTCCGGCACAGGAAGAAAGcaaaacacaagcacatacatAAGAtaattcacatgcacacacaaaactaTGCAGACGTACacaatcaaatgttttcatttggaaTTTGAATCAAAAACTGTGGAtccagatgcacacacacacacacacacacacacacacacacacacacacacacacacacacacacacacacacacacacacacacacacacacacacacacacacacacacacacacacacacacaaaagaggcCTCAATAATTAAAGCTTGAGTTGGTCCTGGAGAGCGGAGGAGTGTGTTTCGACTCCCGAGCTGCCTCACTGGTATCACAGTGTACAGTTCTGTGGCTGTAACAGCACCGCATGTCCTCGGGGACCAGAGTGGCTTGGCCATGCTGATCCCCACGTGGACACACAGTAGAGAAGATGATCAATACTCCGATGTATTGCTTCTATTTGATCCAACATTACTTTCACTGTCATGCTGTATATCATAACCCTCTTTGAGATTACATCTGACAGGGAGAAGTTTAACAGTCATATACatttcaagaaaaagaaaaaggggtcGTTACACCTGCTTGCATATTCCTGTATCCAAGACATCATGGCGACGGTTTGACTTGGTTTCAGGAGACGACTTAAAGGCGGCAACTGCCCACTCGCTTGTTCTGAGTCTTCAGTATGATTACACATGCTACATACACTCGTCATACTGTCCACGCTTGACACATAGAGAATGATTAGACTCGTGATTCAGGCCAACAGAGACATAGTCTTTGCTTCTAGAGATGATGTCTTATGTCTCTTCCCTCTGGTTCCACGACCACCATGGTCCAATTTGTACCATTACacgatggggaaaaaaaagtcacttAACTGCTGCATGAGATTAGCAAAACTCCTTTTCTGCTTAGCACAAAGAAGCAGATTAAGAAAGAGGCAACAGACCATAGAACATTTATGCGTTAATAGGGCTGGtctataaaaatacatactGTAGCTACTGTATAAAGaacagcctcacaggcctttgagGTTTTTCTtgatggagggaggatgagggtgagggtgtgtggggtgggggcaGCATGTGCAGCTGGTGACCCTCAAAAAACAGGGGAGCAAAAGGGGGGAGTTTGGGGCTACAGCCGGGGGGTTATAGTCTCTCTGGTCCCTAGTGGATAGGGTTAATGTCTGTGCGGTGGTTGGCTTGCCCATGCACACTGTTGCCCCCTACAGtcgtggtggaggtggtgatggTGTTGTGCTGAATGACCTGCTGCTGCGAGCACGCTGGCGCTGGACTCCCCGCTGGACTGCTCTCTGGACCTGAGGAGACAGTAGAGACATGGCTGAGGATAGACAACACGTGTagagaatgtgtgtgcgtgtgcaagtGAATACACTAAGACCTTCCGAGGGTAAAGATGCTTCAAAACCTAGTGTGATATTTAAAATGACCAAATAAACACAGACcaattttttgttttagcaAAACAATGGCTTTATTAGCAGAAATAGATTATGTCCAAACAAATGACACTAAATTCACAACTAACTCATCAACTGTCATCCTGAAAGGGCCAGAAATGGATAAGACAAAAATGGAAAAGTGAATCACTCAAACTCCGTAAACACGGCTGATGAATTCTGGACACACTGAAGGTGACATCTGTACACAAGCTAGACTCATCGATGAAAGTCTCTCCCAGCCCTGTCTGGGAGTCGGCTCTCTCCTGAATAAAAGAACCATTCAGCCAAAGGGGATGTGAGACTTATTTTCCTGTGCTAAAGCCACACAGGGAGGTGCCTTATCCTAATTACATGGAAATGTCACTGGTATCCGTATCAAAGGGTGGGGCTCTGATGTCATGCACGGCTGAGGCACGGTCCAAAAATCAGAGAGATCCCGGGACGTCCATGAGAGCTTGGATGGCAGAGTGTCGCCTTTTGACGTCTTTCTCACGTTGCATCAAGGCCGCCTCTGTGCACTGAGGTGCTGTCAGATGGAAAAACAGGCCTCATGTgggaatcagactaccaactcCCAGGCCTGGGCTCGGCTACCACAGTGCGCAACACCCATATGTCAAAGGAAGAGTCCTGCAGAGAGCGTGGGAGCTGGATACCAGCACGTAGGAGCAAAGAGTTTTGGCAGTTGCTGTGTGTCCATCAAAGTTTGGTCTTTGGAGTTCATACCTCTCCTCTGGCAAAACCATTATAGAGCATTTCCACAGCAGTGCTGGCTGCACCGTAGCACTAAGGCACACAGATGAAGGTGCATTTTTTGGCCAATTTccccaaagtgtgtgtgtttatgtttgagcTACTCACTGAGGTAACCTTGGGACTCTTTCTGCATAGTGGTGATGGGACAGTCCTTGTGTGTGAGGAGAAGCTGCTTGAGTTGGGTCACCTCGTTCTTTAGCATGGTCACTTCATTCTGAAATTCAAGGAAAATATGGAATCCGCATTTAAACAGGCGATACTACTTTACAACATTATTTGACAATGTTATTATCCATGTATTAATGTATTTCCCATATATCTTCCGAACATTTGAAAGACTGGCGACCTGTCCGGGGTGTACGCTGCCTCTCACCCTatgtcaactgggattggctcaaGCTCACGATGGATGGAAAGATATTTGTGTGTTCATCAGAAGGTATATTTTATAGTGTGGACTGGGTTTGACACTTCAATTTTAACTGAGAATGTTTGGAACAATTTGGGGACATTCACTTGAAATATGGAAATTGTAAGACCCAGTGTTTTTGGAGCTTGACCCTCACTAGGGATTAGAAGTCAGGATATCTTCATGTCTGCTGCTTTGATTATCTGATATCAGTCAAAcctatcatcattattattagtaaaaaaaagataatgtcATGAGACCTGGACTGAGTCTGTACCTGAAGCTGCATGTTGGTCTGAGTGAGCTCTTCAGCTTTCTTCTCCAACGACATCACCCacacttttctcttctgtctgcaTCTTGTTGCCGCTGCTCTGTTCCGCTCTAGAAATTTCCGCCGACGTTCGTCCGGGTCCTCGTCCACTACTCGCCTGCGCCGCCCGCCGCTGGGGGGTGGAGACTGCAGCGTCTGCGTGGGCTGCATCTGCTGGGTCGCAGGTGACATCTGAAACACAGGGAAAGAGTGTCAGCATCAGCAACAGAGCTCCTCTGATGAGGCCGTGTCTGTCGGCCA
This region of Paralichthys olivaceus isolate ysfri-2021 chromosome 13, ASM2471397v2, whole genome shotgun sequence genomic DNA includes:
- the cpvl gene encoding probable serine carboxypeptidase CPVL, producing the protein MRPLKESLGFLLLGLCLDSVLSRSCSSFFCRRSHRVSGLRGVEPGEPLFLTPYLEKGAIDEARNLSMVGQLPGSNVKSYAGYLTVNKTFNSNLYFWFFPALMPDQAKAPVLLWLQGGPGGTSMFGLFVEHGPYVVYKNMTVGLRDYAWTTRYSVLYIDNPVGTGFSFTDDDRGFAQNQDDVGRDLYSALTQFFQIFPEYQSNEFYATGESYAGKYVPAISYYIHKNNPTAKVKINLKGMAIGDGLCDPEVMLGGYGEFMYQTGMIDEQQKQYVVEQTDLGVQLIQKQKWVEAFEVFDGLLNGDVTPYPSFFQNATGCTNYFNYMTCQEPEDQEYFSEFVTLPVVRRAIHVGNLTFHDGSQVEKHLLQDVMKSIKPWLGELMDNYRVLIYSGQLDLIVAAPLTDRFLPTVNWSGAAELKTAPRYHWKVQPSDTEVAGYVKQVKEFYQVIIRGGGHILPYDQPARSFDMIDRFLSTQGWI